The following is a genomic window from Hydrogenobaculum sp. Y04AAS1.
TCAAACGAGAAGTCAAGTTTTAGAATCCTTAGAAGAGTTGGAAGGCTTGGTTGAGGCTATAGGTGGTAAAAGCGTAGGATACCTTGTAAAGAAAAGAGATTTTCCAGATGCTTCAACGCTTGTGGGAAGCTCATACTTAAACCTCATAAAAGAGCTTGTGGAGGGCACTGGTTCAAATACAGTGGTGTTCGACGAGTTTTTAAGCCCATCTCAGGTTAGAAATATAGAATCTTTTTTAGGAGTGAGTGTCCTTGACAGAGCAAACGTAGTTTTTGAGATTTTCATGGCAAGAGCCAAAACCCAACAAGCAAAACTTCAGATAGAACTAGCCAAACTCACCTACGAACTACCAAGACTTTACGGCGTTGGCACAAAACTATCAAGACAAAGCGGTAAGATGGGCACCAGAGGACCCGGTGAACAACTTATAGAAATAAAAAGAAGGGCCATACAAAAACGCATATACAAAATAAAAGAAGAGATAGAACAGATAAAAAAACATCATAAAGAGCAAAGAAAGAACAGACTTAAAACAAACTACTTAAAAGTAGCTTTGGTAGGCTACACAAACGCCGGGAAATCATCGTTGATGAAAGCCCTTACCAAAAAAAACGTTTTTATAAGCGATATGCTTTTTGCCACTCTTGATACAAAAGTAGGAACAAGCTTTATAGACGGAGAAAAAATATTTATAACAGATACCGTAGGCTTTATAGATAGATTACCACCAGAGTTGGTGGAATCTTTCAAAACTACTTTAGAAGAGGTAACGCTTGCAGATTTACTTGTTTTTGTAGTAGATATATCAGATCATAGATGGTTAAAGAAAATAGATGTAGTAAACAAAATTTTGGAAGATATAGGCGTTAAAGATAAACCTATTTTATATGTATTTAATAAAATCGACAGATTGGTAAGCTCCAAAGAATATATCGTTGGTTTT
Proteins encoded in this region:
- the hflX gene encoding GTPase HflX, giving the protein MIKAISVALQLRHQTRSQVLESLEELEGLVEAIGGKSVGYLVKKRDFPDASTLVGSSYLNLIKELVEGTGSNTVVFDEFLSPSQVRNIESFLGVSVLDRANVVFEIFMARAKTQQAKLQIELAKLTYELPRLYGVGTKLSRQSGKMGTRGPGEQLIEIKRRAIQKRIYKIKEEIEQIKKHHKEQRKNRLKTNYLKVALVGYTNAGKSSLMKALTKKNVFISDMLFATLDTKVGTSFIDGEKIFITDTVGFIDRLPPELVESFKTTLEEVTLADLLVFVVDISDHRWLKKIDVVNKILEDIGVKDKPILYVFNKIDRLVSSKEYIVGFEKEFFFEKPYVLVSSEKDWNIDVLLERIKSYYKAHFDLGYIYA